TGCTGTTACATATGTTCTGTGAAATAATGTTACGAGTTTTGcataagttaaaaataaaaacagCTATATAAGTGATATCTTGTGGCTCAGAGACAAATATGATAAAATTGACATGGGCTTAATTCTAAACACCTTGCTAATTGTGGTTTGACAGATTTGATAGACCTAGGTGTCATTTACTTAAAAGTGCAGCAGTCATATAGAATTATAGACATCATAAAAGCTGTTTATATGACACATACATAATTCTGATGCTATCTGTGCTTTGATAATTCAATTGATGGCAGAGAACAGACTAAAGTGTATAGTCGATAAAAATAATTTGCCTAATGTAAAGATTTTGGTTTCTTTCTtccaaggttcgtaataccgtactgtaccggtatttcgacctgggctcggtactggtATGGTATGGTGtatcgagtactgtagcagtgctacagtgcgatACGGtgttactgtagcactgctacagtgcggaccggtaccgagcgatccgcgtaccgacaacctgtcggaccggtatataccgcccgtaccgggcggtacggctcggtatcACATTTGCAGTTTCTTCCATGTTTTATTCATTAACACTCAGTTGTTTCATCTTTGTAGATCTCAGATATCACATTTGTTGAAAAGAAAGTTGCCCAGGGGATTTTATACAAGCTTTGGAATGATGATTACCTGTATATGCAGGTGAAGTAACTTTTATTGGGACAATATGCATTTTCATTTATTAGCATAGAGATTCATTATTGGCTTGTGTGAAAATCTGTTTCGTGTATGCTTATAACCCTGCAACATGTGTGATTTATTTGTAACAGAGAGAAGGTTATCACAATCATGTTGGCTTCTAGCTTATATTTGCATTTTTTAGGTTCATTTACCTATTTTATTAAATACTTCTTACTGCTTCATTTGGGCATTTGGAATTTTGGTTTGaggtttttaatatattttactcTTTGTAAGATTCTGTGTTTATGACATTGTGTCAGTGCTTGTTGTCCATTGGCTATAACAATGGTGTAAGAGTTTATTCTACATGATGAAATCTGTTAACATCTATAAGGGATTTCTTGTGCAAAAAATTAGTCTTTTATGTGCTAAGTGGGAAGTCTTTTTGGTTTGTTGTTGTCGTTGCTAAGTGGGAATTTTTTTTGTAATAGTCAGCCAGATGTCATCTGTCTCGTTGTTATTGTCCTGGCCCTTTTCAGATCAAGTGGGTTTATATGAGATGACATTATGCAACTTTTGTCAATGTGATGTTAAAATTGCAAAGATGTTACTAAATTCCTAGTGAGGGTAAAATTAGCAAGAAAGACACCTCTTCAGGAACCTATAAAAAAGCTAATTTGAAactgttttcttttttctgaCTGCCATTCTTTTTCTGACCGATCATATATGTTTAAACCCATCATCTAGCCTTAAGCAATTTCTATCTTCATTTTCATGTACTAAACAGATGATTAGTTTGTGTCGAGATAATTTCCAACTGATCATCCTAAGATTTGTCCTAATCAACTTCTGCATTATTTATTCTTTTTGTGCTTCTGTATCATACTTCATACACAGGCTACTATGAAAAAATCTGATTACTCTATGCATGGTTTGTTGAATCGGTCCGTACCTATGTACCGACCATGTGTTGGTACGGTACTCATCGTGCATACAAATGTACCATATGTTGGTACATGGGCATACAGATGATATGCCAAAGATCACCAAAAATGGCTCCAAAAATACGTGAAAAAAAAAGGGGTTAAATTAAGATTCTAAAGTGGAATTTGATCGTTATTGACCTGTACCGTTCGATAGCTATCGGATTTCGACTGTTACTGATCGGTACAAACCTCGTATCGGACAATATGGGGTCATATAACTGTACTGCCTGGAATAGGGCGGCCCATGTACTGGTTTCCAGTTTGATTGGTACGTACCACTTGTACTAGGCGGTACGCATCAATACAACAAACCATGATTCTATGTGAACAGCACCTAAATATGATTTCAAGATGACCTATAATTGAGTTCACTAGCAATGAgcatttcataaatttaatttattgatGGAGCAGTGTAAGAATCTAGCTGACAAGCAGTTCATTAATATGAGAGTATATACCGATCCAAACTCCTAGATATAACATTATTCTTCAGCTACTATGTATTAATTGGGTGAAGATACCACACAAATCTGGTCACAATTGTGCTAGGATCTTAGTACTTGTCCAGTGTGGTATGAAAATTGgaattttatgaatatttttcaaAGAAAATTCATGTTATGAAGAACAGAGTTGTTTACAACAGTTATATTATAAGGGTCCAAAAATGTCAAATCGAATGACATCTAGCTTGTGTAGGTTCTGTTTTTGGTTGTTTTCAGATTCTTATCCAGTATGTTCTGTGAACTCAGATATATCTAAGTCCTGTTTGCATGTACTTTAACCTCGGAGGTGTGTTGACCAATGTTAATGGTTTGTTATGTTGGTTAAAGTATATTATGCCATGCAAATTATGcactttatattgattttgtaaattatATATACACTCTTAAAATACTAATTGTCTGCACATGACTATGATATTTTATCTACTTGAAGTAAATATGAAATGCAGAAATCTTTTTTGGTAATTCCAAATATAATAACTCGCTAGTAATCTGAATGGGGTTTCCTTGTTCTGTTCACAGAAAGTTATTTCGATTGGTGCTGGACAGTTGCAACATTTCTTGTGGAAAGTGGAAAAGCATTCACTTTGGGAGCTTGTcctaaatcatatgtatcatgctgCACTTAATTTGAATCAAAAGATTGCTCATATAGTTGAACAGGAACAAGAGGTTGGTGATTTTTATTCTTTGTTATGGACTTTTCGTGGTCCTATTTTTCCCACCTGTTCTGTTTATTTTAAGCTACTTATTAGAAGCAGTTGAATGTCTGTAATAGTAATTATTTAATTCAATGATGGTGTAATGGGTTACTTTGTTCCAATTAGTCATCATGACGTCAAGGCCACTTGATCTATAACAAATAGCATGATGTCAATGCCACTTGACCTATTACAAATGGCCTTTAGGTTCTAGATGTAGCCTTGTTACCATGTCATTTGCCCAACTTTTATAGATGGGGAAAACGTCATGTTAATAGCATGCTGAATTGCTGATTTGGACAGTAACCAAATTGTTAATTTCTGGTGATGGCTGTGCTAAGTCAATAGCTGCAATTGCCTCTGTACGAGGACTGTTGCTTTTCTACCTGACTGTTGAAATCTAATTTTAGCATTTGTCAGACAGAAGTGTACATCTCAAGCTATAGTCATACgtcatctatttatttattttttggttttctAAGTACTGTAACTTTGATATATTCTGTAATCTTAGATGCTGTATGTTATGTTAATGCTCATTTCTCTTATGATTATTTGCTTTTCCTGTTCTTGACTGCCTTGTCAAAGGTTTGTACTTAATTTTGTCCCCATTGTTTGACCAATAACTTTCGTGAGGATCAGTCCTAAAGGAAGATAATTCTATTAATCTTTTGTACAGCCTTGGAATTTATTGCTCCAGGAACTTTAGTTAAACTTTATGCTGGGATAAATACCATGTAACATTCCAGATTTATATTTGAACACTgttaaatatatatttcttttgatagtGCAGCCTTACTCTTGTTTTCTTGGCTTCTGATATCCAATAGGTCTTGTCATGGTTTCTTAGTGGCACTTGGCACACATAATTGGCGAGTGGCCAACCCATGCTGTATGGTGCCATGCTTGCTATGTGCTTACATAATTGGCGAGTGGCCAACCCATGTATTTATCTACAATGGACCATTGTTTAtaattttggtttaactaattgaATAATTATTATCTTCACAGCATAGTGTTGATTTGGAGTCAGCTTGTTTGTTAAATTTAGCTTAGTTTGTTAAATTTATCACAACTCCGGTTCAGAGCGTAATTTTCATTTACAAAGGCTTATGCTTGTAGATATGAAATCTTCTCAACTTCCAAAGGTGCTAAAATTGTTAGCTAGCATAAGATATCCAAATTTTCAGGCATGCATCAGTTGCTATTTTAGCATCTACAGGTACTTAAAAGAGTTTTCCAAGAAACGATCTGCTTCTGTTTCTGCCACTTTATGTTGTATCTCTATAGATTTTAGCAATTAGTGAGTTTTCCAAAATTGATTGTTTTATGTTTCATTGCAAATTACGTTGCCATTGACTGGCAATCCAAAAGCAAACCAAAACAACCTGATTTTTGTTTTATGGTGCCTCGTAAATCATTCATATTACTGCTGCAAGTCATAAGTTGGCTTTGACTGTTGTGCTATTTCAAGGAATAGCTTTTCTTCCGCCTATTTATGGCATCACGCTTGCCAACTTTGTTGTGGCAGGTTCTGCAGGCTAGGGAAAAACGTGAACAGCTGAGGAAAAGTAGGATGATATTGGAATTGTCCCTTCTGAAAGTTGATGATGCTCTGATGTTATTCCACGACTTCAAACGTTAGGGCGTGTAGCTTTTGTCATATATGTagcttgagtttttttttttttaatcatatttgtAAAGGAGGTTTATGACAACTTTGTTGTGGCAGGAAATTGTTGCTTAACCAGACCAACAGGGTCGTCGACCCTGGGATACGTTGTTACATCATCAACTTTTGTTTCTGAAAATGATTTTTTCGAATCATTCCGTTGCTGTACTGTGATTgtcaccttctctctctctctctctctctctctctctctctctctctatatatatatatatatatatatatatatatagagagagagagagagagagagagagaggcttcagTTATCTCCTATTCCCAATGACTTAAAAGTGGGGGACTGCCTTATAAAACAAGTATCTTACTTGAACTCTGTTCTCTTCTTCAAATGTGTAGTCCTCCTCAGGTGATGGCGGTTatgtctttcttcttcctccacagGTTGAAATCATCATTCGATTTCCACTGTGTTGTGTCAGTTCCATGTTCAACACACTTGGAGGTTGCCCTTTGGTTCCATGTGCGGAACCTGTCATGGAAAGATTGTCTGTTTCTTGGGTAAGTATATATGCCTTGAGTGCATTAGGTAACGTGTTGTGGTCTCCGATTGTCTATAATACATCTAAATTGTTCCCTTGAATGAACAATTTGTATTGGATGCCACAAGTGGGACCTGTGGGAAATCTTCCAGAGACTAGGTCTACTTCTACAAGCTGATTCCCCTACATGTAGTCTATTCCTTGCTACAAGTCACCCACCCCATGTGCTTTGCACATTACAAACATTGCAGCAacttaccatatatatatatatatttctacatATATGCAGTTAGTTCCTCATCAAACATATACTTTCTCCAAGTTTCTGATTCATGACTCTCTACTAATTTTTTTATATGGTAACAGCAGGAACAACTACTTATTCTTTTGTTCGCAGCACAAATAAAAACCATGTCCGTCGACTTCTCTCctgtccgattcctcctccgtccaaGCCTGTATCGATGTACATCACAGACTCGTACGAATATTAAGGCAGCATCCTACCCGATGGACGGTCATCTTGCAGAGGACCGGATCCAACACACAGGAGGAGAAGACGCAACACTGGAGCTAAAGGACAAATCATCCACGTTACAAAGAGACGAGAGACAGAGAGACCAAAGCCTCTCCCCCCGCTGCACAAAGCACTGACGCAGGCATAAGGTGAACAGCAACATCACCATCCCCGGCAAGCCAAAACGCCCTCCCAAATGCTCCCATGCCAACCTTGGATCCAACTCTAAGCTTCCCTTTGGCTCACGCAACTCCTCCCCTTGCCATGCCTTTCAACACTTGCGATGTTTCCTTCATCTGTTTCTTCTTCTCCGCCGCTGTCGTCGCCGCCCAGCAAACCGATACCGACACCTGGACGCCGTCCAACGTGGCGGTGTCCTTTCGCCCCAGCGTCGGGATCGTGATCGGCATATTCACGTTCATGTTCTCCCTCACCTTGCTCCTCCTCGTATACGCCAAGTTCTGCCGATCCGCCGCCGCCCCCGAACCCGACTCCCTCGGCCCCGACGCCGCTGGCCACGGAAGGTTAATTCTGCCCCAGCACCGCTTCTCTGGCATCGACAAGACCGTCATCGAGTCCCTCCCGTTCTTCAGCTTCTCGTCGCTGCGCGGCGTCCGCGACGGCCTCGAATGCTCCGTCTGCCTGTCCAGGTTCGACGACGCCGACGTCCTCCGCTTGCTTCCCAAGTGCAAGCACGCGTTCCACGTCGGCTGCGTCGACCGCTGGCTCGAGGCGCACTCCAGCTGCCCCCTGTGCCGGTGCAAGGTGGAGGCCGATGACGCCGCCCTCGTCAAGTACTCCACCAGCTCCCGCTTCCTGTTCCCCTCCGACCGGCTCGAGACCAGCGGCCGCGACCTCGAGCTGTTCGTGGAGCGACAGCCCAACGACGACGGCGATCCCCGCGGTTTCTCGAGATTCGGCATCGGCAGTAGCTTCCGGAAGACCGACAAGGTCACCAAGGACAAGAAGGATCAGGACTTGCCGATGCTCGAAGAAGGCGCCGACGGAGGCCGGTTCTTCCACAAGTTCAAGCATAAGATCATCGTCTCCGACGTCGTGTTCAAGAGCCGGTGGAGCGACGTGAACTCGTCCGACTTGATTGCGTTGAACTCCGAAATGCTATCCGGGAAGACGTTGGCAGATGTGTACTGGAACGTGGAGCCAACTGGCGCTGCAAGGATCAGTGGGGGCTCATCAGAGGGAAAAGCTTCGGTCGATGAGAAGGTGCTCAAGATCAAGGAAGAGATGGAGAAGAAGAGACTGCTCGAGATCAAAGCCAGCCAGCTGAACAAGAGCTGTTCGACGGCGCTCCCGAGCATGTCCTCGAATTCTGCTCACGACGCCAATCTCAACAATACCAATTCGAGAGCTCTGATTTCGTCGGGCAACAGAACAATGTCGGAGATCACAAACTTATCGAGGTTCAGGCAGGTCAAAGATCCCGGCAGCATCGGCACGACAGATGAGAACGAAGATGAAAAGGTGAGGAGGCTGTGGTTGCCGATCGCGAAGCGGACCGTTCAGTGGTTCGCCGGAAGGGAGAAGAGGTCGCCACTGGTGTAGCCAATCTTAGCATCAAGATCGACTGGATTCTCTCTGGTTTTGGTTAAAGATAGCGacaaacacatacacacaccTTGTTCCCATTTGTCTCCCTCATCACAGATCTCTGAGTCTCTCTGTCTGAGAAAATAAGCAAACCTTGTAGCAATCGGATCAAAAGATAAACATATATGTTATACTAGCATAGATGATCAACACAAATTCATGTCTCCGACGCAGGAGCACATGTCGCTGACTTCTTCTCGGACATCAACCATCAAGTGTCTGTATTTGGGATAAGAGCTCGGTAGAGACGAGCAATTAGTAACGTAAGAAGCAACTTTCAGCGCGTTGCCATCAATCACATGTCCTCGGCGAGCCCTCTGTCATCACCCCCTCCCCAACTTACGTGTTTCCTGGCCTTTTGCTCCTCGGTCGGTAACGGAGACGAGGAAGGCTTGTAGCCTATCCCAATACGTTTTGGTTGGAGCAGTTGAAGTCTGCAGCGACTTGGTGACACTAAAAGATGCCAAGAACAAAGCTTCTTAAATCAATGGTGGCCTGCAGGCGTGATGGATGAGATATGCTTCGTTGTCCGCTACAACAGAGGATCCAATCCACCATCTCCCCGTGACGCAGACAGAGCTCTCTTCTTCCCCATTCTAATCCTCCACCAGTTCTTCATTGTATATAATGTAACAAAAGAGAGGGAAAAAGTGCACATCTATGGTTGATGAGGAAACGTGGATCCCCAGAACTGCGTGCTCAGACGTCCACACGATCCATGGCGACAAAGATGGTGTTCATGAATAGTAACTAAAGATCTTTTCTCCTTGAGTGGCTTGACTTTGTGCAGCTCGGCTTTGCATGTATGTGACGAGGCTATTGTTTAATGCAAACTGTCTCTATACCACACTTTGGAAGACGACTTGCTCGATAGGTACCGTAACCTACATGTTATTGGATTCGGTATTTGACCGGTAATACCGGTGTGTTGTAGGTTTGAACTGACTTTTCATAAATGATTTGCGTCATGAAGCGTTTTTAGCCACAATTGGCCTCCGACAGAAAGATGCTGACTTCCCAGAAATCAAGGCCATAAGAAGTCAACTAGTGATCGCTACAACTCGCGGAAATCCAGGAGTGTCGATATCCTCTATCTATCAACCCAACAAACAGACAACGGAACGCTGTGCTGAGTGGCCCAATCAAGACGA
The window above is part of the Musa acuminata AAA Group cultivar baxijiao chromosome BXJ2-6, Cavendish_Baxijiao_AAA, whole genome shotgun sequence genome. Proteins encoded here:
- the LOC135615464 gene encoding E3 ubiquitin-protein ligase ATL42-like, which produces MPTLDPTLSFPLAHATPPLAMPFNTCDVSFICFFFSAAVVAAQQTDTDTWTPSNVAVSFRPSVGIVIGIFTFMFSLTLLLLVYAKFCRSAAAPEPDSLGPDAAGHGRLILPQHRFSGIDKTVIESLPFFSFSSLRGVRDGLECSVCLSRFDDADVLRLLPKCKHAFHVGCVDRWLEAHSSCPLCRCKVEADDAALVKYSTSSRFLFPSDRLETSGRDLELFVERQPNDDGDPRGFSRFGIGSSFRKTDKVTKDKKDQDLPMLEEGADGGRFFHKFKHKIIVSDVVFKSRWSDVNSSDLIALNSEMLSGKTLADVYWNVEPTGAARISGGSSEGKASVDEKVLKIKEEMEKKRLLEIKASQLNKSCSTALPSMSSNSAHDANLNNTNSRALISSGNRTMSEITNLSRFRQVKDPGSIGTTDENEDEKVRRLWLPIAKRTVQWFAGREKRSPLV